In Symphalangus syndactylus isolate Jambi chromosome 6, NHGRI_mSymSyn1-v2.1_pri, whole genome shotgun sequence, a genomic segment contains:
- the LOC129484499 gene encoding olfactory receptor 56A4 yields the protein MASPSNDSTAPVSEFLLICFPNFQSWQHWLSLPLSLLFLLAMGANTTLLITIQLEASLHQPLYYLLSLLSLLDIVLCLTVIPKVLAIFWFDLRSISFPACFLQMFIMNSFLTMESCTFMVMAYDRYVAICHPLRYPSIITDQFVAKAVVFVIARNAFVSLPVPMLSARLRYCAGNIIKNCICTNLSVSKLSCDDITFNQLYQFVAGWTLLGSDLILIVISYCFILKVVLRIKAEGAVAKALSTCGSHFILILFFSTVLLVLVITNLARKRIPPDVPILLNILHHLIPPALNPIVYGVRTKEIKQGIQNLLKRL from the coding sequence ATGGCATCACCCAGCAATGACTCCACTGCCCCAGTCTCTGAATTCCTCCTCATCTGCTTCCCCAACTTCCAGAGTTGGCAGCACTGGCTCTCCCTGCCCCTcagccttctcttcctcctggccATGGGAGCTAACACCACCCTCCTGATCACCATACAGCTGGAGGCCTCTCTGCACCAGCCCCTGTACTACCTGCTCAGCCTTCTCTCCCTGCTGGACATCGTGCTCTGCCTCACTGTCATCCCCAAGGTCCTGGCCATCTTCTGGTTTGACCTCAGGTCGATCAGCTTCCCAGCCTGCTTCCTCCAGATGTTCATCATGAACAGTTTTTTGACCATGGAGTCTTGCACATTCATGGTCATGGCCTATGACCGTTATGTGGCCATCTGCCATCCATTGAGATACCCGTCTATCATCACTGACCAGTTTGTGGCTAAGGCTGTGGTCTTTGTTATAGCCCGGAATGCCTTTGTTTCTCTTCCTGTTCCCATGCTTTCTGCCAGGCTCAGATACTGTGCAGGAAACATAATCAAGAACTGCATCTGCACTAACCTCTCTGTGTCCAAACTCTCTTGTGATGACATCACTTTCAATCAGCTCTACCAGTTTGTGGCAGGCTGGACCCTGTTGGGTTCTGACCTTATCCTTATTGTTATCTCCTATTGTTTTATACTGAAAGTTGTGCTAAGGATCAAGGCAGAGGGTGCTGTGGCCAAGGCCTTGAGCACGTGTGGTTCCCACTTCATCCTCATCCTCTTCTTCAGCACAGTCCTGCTGGTTCTGGTCATCACTAACCTGGCCAGGAAGAGAATTCCTCCAGATGTCCCCATTCTGCTCAACATCCTGCATCACCTCATTCCCCCAGCTCTGAACCCCATTGTTTATGGTGTGAGAACCAAGGAGATCAAGCAGGGAATCCAAAACCTGCTGAAGAGGTTGTAA
- the LOC129484496 gene encoding LOW QUALITY PROTEIN: olfactory receptor 52L1-like (The sequence of the model RefSeq protein was modified relative to this genomic sequence to represent the inferred CDS: substituted 1 base at 1 genomic stop codon), protein MTLVSFFSFLSKPLIMLLSNSSWRLPQPSFFLVGIPGLEESQHWIALPLGILYLLALVGNVTILFIIWTDPSFHQPMYLFLSMLAAIDLVLASSTAPKALAVLLVHAHEIGYTVCLIQMFFIHAFSSMESGVLVAMALDRYVAICHPLHHSTILHPGVIGHIGIVVLVRGLLLLIPFPILLXKLIFCQATVIGHAYCEHMAVVKLACSETTVNRAYGLTVALLVIGLDVLAIGVSYAHILQAVLKVPGSEARLKAFSTCGSHVCVILVFYVPGMFSFLTHRFGHHVPHHVHVLLATLYLLMPPALSPLVYGVKTQQIRQRVLRVFTQKD, encoded by the coding sequence ATgactttggtttcttttttctctttcctctccaagCCATTGATAATGCTCCTTAGCAATTCAAGCTGGAGGCTACCCCAGCCTTCTTTTTTCCTGGTAGGAATTCCGGGTTTAGAGGAAAGCCAGCACTGGATCGCACTGCCCCTGGGCATCCTTTACCTCCTTGCTCTAGTGGGCAATGTTACCATTCTCTTCATCATCTGGACGGACCCATCCTTTCACCAACCTATGTACCTCTTCCTGTCCATGCTAGCTGCCATCGACCTGGTTCTGGCCTCCTCCACTGCACCCAAAGCCCTTGCAGTGCTCCTGGTTCATGCCCATGAGATTGGGTACACTGTCTGCCTGATCCAGATGTTCTTCATCCATGCATTCTCCTCCATGGAGTCAGGGGTACTTGTGGCCATGGCTCTGGATCGCTATGTAGCCATTTGTCACCCCTTGCACCATTCCACGATTCTGCATCCAGGGGTCATAGGGCACATCGGAATTGTGGTGCTGGTGCGGGGATTACTACTTCTCATCCCCTTCCCCATTTTGTTGTGAAAACTTATCTTCTGCCAAGCCACCGTCATAGGCCATGCCTATTGTGAACATATGGCTGTTGTGAAACTTGCCTGCTCAGAAACCACAGTCAATCGAGCTTATGGGCTGACTGTGGCCTTGCTTGTGATTGGGCTGGATGTTCTGGCCATTGGTGTTTCCTATGCCCACATCCTCCAGGCAGTGCTGAAGGTACCAGGGAGTGAGGCCCGACTTAAGGCGTTTAGCACATGTGGATCTCATGTTTGTGTCATCCTGGTCTTCTATGTCCCTGGAATGTTCTCCTTCCTCACTCACCGCTTTGGTCACCATGTACCCCATCATGTCCATGTTCTTCTGGCTACACTGTATCTCCTCATGCCACCTGCGCTCAGTCCTCTTGTCTATGGCGTGAAGACTCAGCAGATCCGCCAGCGAGTGCTCAGAGTGTTTACACAAAAGGATTGA
- the LOC129483903 gene encoding olfactory receptor 56A5: protein MTLPGNNSTSPAFEFFLICFPSFQSWQHWLSLPLSLLFLLAMGANATLLITIYLEASLHQPLYYLLSLLSLLDIVLCLTVIPKVLAVFWFDLRSISFPACFLQMFIMNSFLTMESCTFMIMAYDRYVAICKPLQYSSIITDQFVARAAIFVVARNGLLTMPIPILSSRLRYCAGHIIKNCICTNVSVSKLSCDDITLNQCYQFVIGGTLLGSDLILIVLSYFFILKTVLRIKGEGAMAKALGTCGSHFILILFFTTVLLVLVITNLARKIIPPDVPILLNILHHLILPALNPIVYGVRTKEIKQGIQNLLRRL from the coding sequence ATGACATTACCCGGCAACAACTCCACTTCCCCAGCCTTTGAATTCTTCCTCATTTGTTTCCCCAGTTTCCAGAGCTGGCAGCACTGGCTGTCTCTGCCCctcagcctcctcttcctcctggccaTGGGGGCCAATGCCACCCTTCTGATCACCATCTATCTGGAAGCCTCTCTGCACCAGCCCCTGTACTACCTGCTCAGCCTCCTCTCCCTGCTGGACATCGTACTCTGCCTCACTGTCATCCCCAAGGTCCTGGCCGTCTTCTGGTTTGACCTCAGATCGATCAGCTTCCCTGCCTGCTTCCTTCAGATGTTCATCATGAACAGTTTTCTGACTATGGAGTCCTGTACATTCATGATCATGGCCTATGACCGCtatgtggccatctgcaagccctTACAGTACTCATCCATCATCACTGATCAATTTGTCGCTAGGGCTGCCATCTTTGTTGTGGCCAGGAATGGCCTTCTTACTATGCCTATCCCCATACTTTCTTCTCGACTCAGATACTGTGCAGGACACATCATCAAGAACTGCATCTGTACTAACGTGTCTGTTTCTAAACTCTCTTGTGATGACATCACCTTGAATCAGTGCTACCAGTTTGTTATAGGTGGGACCCTGCTGGGCTCTGACCTCATCCTTATTGTTCTCTCTTACTTTTTTATCTTGAAAACTGTGCTAAGGATTAAGGGTGAGGGAGCTATGGCCAAAGCTCTAGGTACTTGTGGTTCCCACTTCATCCTCATCCTCTTCTTCACCACAGTCCTGCTGGTTCTGGTCATCACTAACCTGGCCAGGAAGATAATTCCTCCGGATGTCCCCATCCTGCTCAACATCCTGCACCACCTTATTCTCCCAGCTCTGAACCCCATTGTTTATGGTGTGAGAACCAAGGAAATCAAGCAGGGAATCCAGAACCTGCTGAGGaggttgtaa